From the Mycobacterium sp. DL592 genome, the window ATCCGGGCACCTGGACCGAGCCCGGGGTTCGCCATCTGGCAGCGACCGGTCCAGGCGGCGAGGTGTATCGCACCAGCCCGCTCGACGACCAGTGGGAGCTCTACGACCTCACGGCCGATCCCATTGAGGCGGTCAACCGCTGGGCCGATCCCGATCTGCACAGCCTGCGCGCACATCTGCTCGATCAGCTCAAGCAGGTGCGCGCCGATGCCGTGCCCGAGCGCAACAACCCCTGGCCGTATGCCTCGCGGCGGCCCCCGGTGCGTACGCGCAGGCGCTTCTTCCGCTAACCCGCCACACTCCGCCGAGTCTGCGCACAGATCGCCGATCGGACCTCGGACCGCGATCTGCCCGCAGAGTCGATGGTGCGCGCCCGGCACTTGACTGAGAACTCCGTCGTATGTGACGATTTCGTCAGTCAATCGAGGAGGTTCGGATGAGCGACGTCGTGGGCGCGCACAACGAGCTGCACAGCGACCAGGGCGCACTGCGCGGCGAGCATCCCGGCCGCGCGCGCAATCCGGTCATCAAGGTGGCCGGCCTGGCCTGGCTCGAGTTCGAAAAACCCGACCTGAACAGGGCGGAAGCGTTCGCGCGCGCATTCGGTTTCGATGTCGCCCACCGCACGGCCGACGAGCTGGCGCTGCGCGGAACCGATGCCGGCGCCCCCTGTGTCCTGATCCGCAAGGGCGCGCGTACCCGCTTCACCGGCCTGGCATTCGAAGCCCAGGACGAGATCGACGTCTTGAAGCTCGCCGACCGGACCAATGCGCCGACGCGCTCACTGCCAGAATCGCTGGGCGGGCTGGTCGTCGAGCTGACCGATCCCTCCGGCACAGCCGTCAAGGTCGTCGCCGGAACGCACCCGCTGCCCGGCCTGTCACCGCAGCAGCCGCATGTCTTCAACTTCGGTCACGACGTTCGGCGCACCAATGCAACCCAGCGCCCGCCTCGGGCACCCGCATCGGTGCAGCGGCTCGGCCATGTGGTCATGCAGTCGACGAAGTACATCGAGTCACTGAACTGGTATCTGGAGCACCTCGGGCTGATCGTCAGCGACTTCCTCTATTTTCCCGGCCAGCGCCACCGCGGACCGACCATGAGCTTCATCCGCTGCGACCGCGGTTCGACCCCGACCGACCACCACACCCTGGCCATGGCGCTCGGACCTGCCAACCGCTACGTGCACTCCGCCTATCAGGTCGCCGACCTCGACGCCCTAGCCGCGGGCGGTGAGTACCTGCTCGAGCGAGGCTACGTCCGCTCGTGGGGAATCGGCAGGCACATCCAGGGCAGCCAGCTGTTCGACTACTGGCGCGACCCCGACGGTTTCCTGGTGGAGCACTACGC encodes:
- a CDS encoding VOC family protein, whose amino-acid sequence is MSDVVGAHNELHSDQGALRGEHPGRARNPVIKVAGLAWLEFEKPDLNRAEAFARAFGFDVAHRTADELALRGTDAGAPCVLIRKGARTRFTGLAFEAQDEIDVLKLADRTNAPTRSLPESLGGLVVELTDPSGTAVKVVAGTHPLPGLSPQQPHVFNFGHDVRRTNATQRPPRAPASVQRLGHVVMQSTKYIESLNWYLEHLGLIVSDFLYFPGQRHRGPTMSFIRCDRGSTPTDHHTLAMALGPANRYVHSAYQVADLDALAAGGEYLLERGYVRSWGIGRHIQGSQLFDYWRDPDGFLVEHYADGDVFDNSMEPGWAPFTASGLAQWGPPATNDFLGTNPKNARHEAVSMLSALRDKNEFDITRLIGLLKVVSS